In one Pseudomonas sp. 31-12 genomic region, the following are encoded:
- a CDS encoding ABC transporter ATP-binding protein — MLQVQGVFKSYATPQGPLPVLQGVDLTLKPGSSLALMGESGSGKSTLLHLIAGLDKVDQGSIQSGEHRLDQMSEGQLANWRRTEIGLVFQQFNLIGSLRVEDNLAFQARLAGRHDPRWQAHLVQRLGLSDLLRRYPEQLSGGQQQRVALGRALASQPKLLLADEPTGSLDEATSDEVLKLLLELLNDSPTTLLMVTHSHRVAARLAEKVVLHRGRLAGAGEH; from the coding sequence ATGCTTCAGGTCCAAGGCGTCTTCAAAAGCTACGCCACTCCGCAAGGTCCATTGCCGGTGCTGCAAGGTGTCGACCTGACATTGAAACCCGGCAGCAGCCTGGCGCTGATGGGCGAGTCGGGCAGCGGCAAGAGCACCTTGCTGCACTTGATCGCCGGGCTGGACAAGGTCGATCAGGGCAGCATTCAAAGCGGCGAGCATCGTCTGGACCAGATGAGCGAAGGGCAACTCGCCAACTGGCGGCGGACTGAAATCGGCTTGGTATTCCAGCAGTTCAACCTGATCGGCAGCCTGCGCGTCGAGGACAATCTGGCGTTTCAAGCGCGGCTGGCGGGGCGGCATGACCCGCGCTGGCAGGCGCATCTGGTGCAGCGGCTGGGCTTGAGTGATTTGCTGCGGCGTTATCCCGAGCAACTCTCCGGCGGGCAGCAACAGCGCGTCGCGTTGGGCCGCGCCCTGGCGTCGCAGCCCAAATTACTGCTGGCCGACGAGCCCACCGGCAGCCTCGACGAGGCCACCAGCGATGAGGTATTGAAGCTGCTGTTGGAATTGCTCAACGACAGCCCGACTACTTTGTTGATGGTCACGCATAGCCACCGCGTTGCCGCACGCCTAGCGGAAAAAGTGGTGCTGCACCGCGGCCGTCTGGCTGGCGCGGGCGAGCACTGA
- a CDS encoding sulfatase-like hydrolase/transferase codes for MIRYLKELLLVLYLVKNYDYYLERLSAMGIGFPVLLFGGMFIALTVALFMTAYIRQTLIRHVFALAMFFSAVFFDVYTRVTADYLTYSSFVSMVYSGGFIQEAAYQYRDAIISGVLGGLLLLFGIGLKPRRRMPLPGALLVAAPVLGVLLLSAVLFVRAGEGARGLPIMYTPLAYLNLFTYEALHNTVGPREPVKLARNDSSPGHDIVLIIDESISGNYLDINAPFGVHSNLKEPRPGVAIFNYGYAASIANCSADTNITLRYGGTRADYMRINSTMPSIWQYAKKAGLRTVYIDAQRTAGNLQNLMNEAEKKDIDEFVQFDQTSVRDRDMAAAAKLIELLNDGKPELVVINKVGAHFPVHDKYPDAFMAYRPTLPRGQFVEIADTGKRDGFNGQPDDWVLYRNAYKNTLLWNVGEFFSRVFAQADMSNALLIYTSDHGQDLHERGNPGLNLHCGGDPVQEEGLVPLVVIQGDQLRTLDWQKALAGNKDRSSHYNIFPTLLQLMGYDLAGIESVYGKPLSVPTADEFTFNYRFNARLGAKPEWKHIDLKNIVTPSQAPTNVAVGQ; via the coding sequence ATGATTCGATACCTCAAAGAACTGCTCTTAGTTCTCTATTTAGTTAAGAACTACGACTATTACCTGGAACGCCTGAGCGCAATGGGGATCGGTTTCCCGGTGCTGCTGTTTGGCGGGATGTTTATCGCGCTGACCGTGGCGCTTTTCATGACCGCGTACATCCGCCAGACGTTGATCCGTCATGTGTTTGCCCTGGCGATGTTTTTCTCGGCGGTGTTTTTCGATGTCTATACGCGCGTCACGGCCGATTACCTGACCTACAGCAGCTTTGTGTCGATGGTGTACTCCGGCGGATTTATCCAGGAGGCGGCGTACCAGTATCGCGACGCGATCATCAGTGGGGTGCTCGGCGGCTTGCTGCTGCTGTTCGGCATCGGGCTCAAACCGCGTCGGCGCATGCCGCTGCCCGGCGCGTTGCTGGTGGCGGCGCCGGTGCTTGGGGTGCTGCTGCTCAGTGCGGTGTTGTTCGTGCGAGCGGGCGAGGGCGCCCGTGGCCTGCCGATCATGTACACGCCGCTGGCCTATTTGAATCTGTTCACCTATGAAGCCCTGCACAACACGGTCGGCCCGCGCGAGCCGGTGAAGCTGGCGCGCAACGATTCATCGCCGGGGCACGACATCGTGCTGATCATCGACGAAAGCATTTCCGGCAATTACCTGGACATCAACGCGCCGTTTGGCGTGCACAGCAACCTCAAGGAACCGCGCCCGGGCGTCGCGATCTTCAACTACGGTTACGCCGCGTCCATTGCCAATTGCAGCGCCGACACCAACATCACCCTGCGCTACGGCGGCACCCGCGCCGACTACATGCGCATCAACAGCACGATGCCGTCGATCTGGCAGTACGCGAAGAAGGCCGGCCTGCGCACCGTCTACATCGATGCCCAGCGTACGGCTGGCAACTTGCAGAACCTGATGAACGAAGCCGAGAAAAAGGACATCGACGAATTTGTGCAATTCGATCAGACCAGCGTGCGCGACCGCGACATGGCGGCTGCGGCGAAGCTGATCGAGCTGCTCAACGACGGCAAGCCTGAGCTGGTGGTGATCAACAAGGTGGGCGCGCATTTCCCGGTGCACGACAAATACCCGGATGCGTTCATGGCCTATCGTCCGACCTTGCCTCGGGGCCAGTTTGTCGAGATCGCGGACACCGGAAAGCGCGATGGTTTCAACGGTCAGCCGGATGACTGGGTGCTCTATCGCAATGCCTACAAGAACACGTTGCTGTGGAACGTCGGGGAGTTTTTCTCACGGGTGTTTGCCCAGGCGGACATGAGCAATGCGCTGCTGATCTACACCTCGGACCATGGGCAGGACCTGCATGAACGGGGCAATCCCGGGTTGAATTTGCACTGTGGCGGTGATCCGGTGCAGGAGGAGGGCCTGGTGCCGCTGGTGGTGATTCAAGGGGATCAGTTGCGCACACTGGATTGGCAGAAGGCGCTGGCCGGGAACAAGGACCGATCGAGTCACTACAACATCTTCCCGACGCTGCTGCAGTTGATGGGGTATGACCTGGCGGGGATCGAGTCGGTGTATGGCAAGCCATTGAGCGTGCCGACGGCGGACGAGTTTACGTTCAACTATCGATTCAATGCGCGGCTGGGGGCGAAGCCTGAGTGGAAGCATATTGATCTGAAGAACATTGTGACGCCTTCGCAGGCGCCTACAAATGTGGCGGTGGGGCAGTGA
- a CDS encoding NAD-dependent epimerase — protein MKILVTGAAGFIGAHCVLRLIRDGHDVCGLDNFNDYYDPQLKHDRVDWVQEQVGAFQLATVDLADGPAIEALFVREQPEVVIHLAAQAGVRYSLENPRAYLDSNLSGFLNILESCRNHPVKHLIYASSSSVYGANQHTPYSVKDGVNHPLSLYAATKKANELMAHSYSHLFGIPCTGLRFFTVYGPWGRPDMSPIQFARAIAEGQPLKLFNYGEHQRDFTYIDDIIESIARLIERPPHANAEWDREQPDPASSMAPWRIFNIGGQHPVELKDYLALLEKHLGQKALVELLPLQPGDVLNTCADASDLARATGFQPCIELDEGLGRFIAWFRDYYPLPIAHAPLAAELQRRIL, from the coding sequence ATGAAGATTCTCGTCACCGGAGCAGCCGGTTTCATTGGAGCCCATTGCGTGTTGCGGCTGATCCGTGACGGGCACGATGTGTGCGGGCTGGACAACTTCAACGATTACTACGACCCGCAACTCAAACACGATCGCGTGGATTGGGTGCAGGAGCAGGTTGGCGCTTTCCAGCTCGCAACGGTTGACTTGGCTGATGGTCCGGCCATCGAGGCCTTGTTTGTCCGTGAACAACCCGAGGTGGTGATTCACCTCGCGGCCCAGGCCGGGGTGCGTTACTCCCTGGAAAACCCTCGGGCTTACCTCGACAGCAATTTGAGCGGGTTCCTCAACATCCTCGAAAGCTGCCGCAACCACCCGGTCAAACACCTGATCTACGCCTCGTCCAGTTCGGTGTACGGCGCCAACCAGCACACACCTTATTCGGTGAAGGATGGCGTCAACCATCCGCTGTCGCTGTATGCCGCGACCAAGAAAGCCAACGAGCTGATGGCCCACAGCTACAGCCACTTGTTCGGCATTCCCTGCACCGGTCTGCGCTTTTTCACCGTGTACGGGCCTTGGGGTCGGCCGGACATGTCGCCGATCCAGTTCGCCCGGGCTATTGCCGAAGGGCAGCCGCTGAAGTTGTTCAACTACGGCGAGCACCAGCGCGACTTCACGTACATCGACGACATCATCGAAAGCATCGCGCGCCTGATCGAGCGTCCACCGCACGCCAACGCCGAATGGGACCGTGAACAGCCGGACCCGGCCAGCAGCATGGCGCCGTGGCGGATCTTCAACATCGGCGGCCAACACCCGGTGGAGCTCAAGGATTACCTGGCACTACTGGAAAAACACCTTGGACAAAAAGCCCTCGTCGAGTTGCTGCCGCTGCAGCCGGGCGACGTGCTCAACACCTGCGCCGATGCCAGTGACCTGGCTCGGGCAACCGGATTTCAGCCTTGTATCGAGCTGGATGAGGGACTCGGGCGCTTCATCGCCTGGTTCCGTGATTACTACCCACTGCCTATCGCCCACGCGCCGCTAGCGGCTGAACTTCAGCGGAGGATTCTATGA
- a CDS encoding UDP-glucose/GDP-mannose dehydrogenase family protein → MDVSVFGTGYVGLIQAAALADVGHRVLCVDIDPNKIKQLQQAVPPISEPGLSGTLEENIKAGRLLFTTQASDAVEHAELIFIAVGTPADEDGSADLSHVLNVARQIASYMEADRTLIIKSTVPVGTADQVAATANEELLRRGKSALNVRVVSNPEFLKEGSALADCMRPDRIIVGTDDEEARGQLSELYAPFCRNHEKLMFMDNRSAELTKYAANAMLATRISFMNELANLTELLGADIEAVRKGIGSDPRIGYHFIYPGCGFGGSCFPKDLRALLHTAEHNGMPLRLLRSVTDVNDSQRHILFSKLKSQFPEGLAGKSIAIWGLAFKPNTDDMREAPSRYLMEALWAEGASVQAYDPEAMSECRRIYGYRNNLHLCATRDDTLEDADALVICTEWKNFRVVDFDLLASKLRSRVIVDGRNLYNPEQVAAAGLHYSGIGLRHIVPEAPRP, encoded by the coding sequence ATGGACGTGAGCGTATTTGGTACGGGCTACGTCGGCCTGATACAAGCAGCGGCACTGGCCGATGTCGGACATCGTGTCTTATGTGTCGACATCGATCCTAACAAGATCAAGCAACTGCAACAGGCCGTCCCGCCAATCAGCGAACCGGGGTTATCCGGCACGCTGGAAGAAAACATCAAGGCCGGTCGTCTGCTGTTCACGACCCAGGCCAGCGATGCAGTCGAACACGCCGAGCTGATTTTCATCGCCGTCGGCACGCCCGCCGATGAAGACGGTTCCGCCGACCTCAGCCACGTGCTGAATGTGGCTCGCCAGATCGCCAGTTACATGGAGGCCGATCGCACCCTGATCATCAAGTCCACCGTGCCGGTCGGCACCGCGGACCAGGTGGCCGCCACCGCCAACGAAGAACTGCTTCGTCGTGGCAAGAGCGCCCTCAATGTGCGGGTAGTGTCCAATCCCGAGTTTCTCAAGGAAGGCAGCGCACTCGCCGACTGCATGCGCCCGGACCGGATCATCGTCGGCACCGACGACGAGGAAGCCCGCGGCCAACTGAGCGAGCTCTACGCACCGTTCTGCCGCAACCATGAAAAACTCATGTTCATGGACAACCGCAGCGCCGAGCTGACCAAGTACGCGGCCAATGCGATGCTCGCCACGCGCATCAGTTTCATGAACGAACTGGCCAACCTCACCGAACTGCTGGGAGCCGACATCGAAGCGGTGCGCAAAGGCATCGGTTCGGACCCGCGCATCGGTTACCACTTCATCTACCCGGGTTGCGGTTTTGGTGGCTCGTGCTTTCCCAAGGATCTGCGCGCCCTGTTGCACACCGCCGAACACAACGGCATGCCGTTGCGTCTGCTGCGCAGCGTCACTGACGTCAACGACAGCCAGCGCCACATCCTCTTCAGCAAACTGAAATCGCAGTTCCCCGAAGGCCTGGCCGGCAAATCCATCGCGATCTGGGGCCTGGCATTCAAGCCCAACACCGATGACATGCGCGAAGCCCCCAGCCGTTACCTGATGGAAGCGCTGTGGGCCGAAGGCGCGAGCGTGCAGGCCTATGACCCGGAAGCCATGTCCGAATGCCGGCGCATCTACGGCTACCGCAATAACCTGCACCTTTGCGCCACCCGCGACGACACCCTGGAAGATGCCGACGCCTTGGTGATCTGCACCGAGTGGAAGAACTTCCGCGTGGTCGACTTTGACTTGCTGGCGAGCAAACTGCGTTCGCGGGTGATCGTCGACGGTCGCAACCTCTACAACCCGGAACAGGTCGCGGCAGCAGGTTTGCACTACAGCGGCATCGGCCTGCGGCATATCGTTCCCGAGGCGCCGCGGCCATGA
- a CDS encoding ABC transporter permease → MRVFRETLRALLSHWWQHPVQFFSVLTGLWLATSLLTGVEALNSQARESYARASQLIGGEPKASLNSPSGATFSQQLFVDLRRAGWPVSPVLQGRVTLKGHEDQRLQLMGIEPVSLPAGSAVAGQSLAIEQIVEFFTPPGRTWISPQTLQTLGLQEGEQPLSVSGVALPPLRVQTDMAPGMLLVDIGFAQQILGLPEQLSRLLLPKDFSAALPDQYKGQLQLKTSGEENNLSRLTESFHLNLDALGFLSFVVGLFIVHAAIGLALEQRRGLLRTLRACGVSARMLITCLAVELGALALIGGIAGVASGYLLASVLLPDVAASLRGLYGAEVAGQLSLSPWWWFSGVGLSLLGALLAGANSLLRAARLPLLALADPQAWHQAHARWLRRQGWVAALAAVIALIALFWGDSLASGFVLMAALLIGAALALPVVLNLVLNLALSRSHSVLGQWFLADCRQQLPALSLALMALLLALAANIGAGSMTAGFRETFSDWLEQRLTAELYINPQNPAQSRELHTWLKQQPSLTAVLPNWQVSIQLQGWPADIFGVIDHPTYRQHWPLLEALGDNPWDRLAKDDALMLSEQLARRLKVRLGDHLTIPTPGGPWSPRIVGIYADYGNPKGHLLVNANHLLRGWSQLTPNRFNLRIEPALIAPFLKTLQARFSLDDSRIVDQARLKGWSTQVFERTFAATAALNSLTLAVAGVALFISLLTQSQSRLGQLAPLWALGVTRRQLMLLNLGQTWLLAVLTLVLALPLGIALAWCLDTVINVQAFGWRLPLRVFPLQLLQLMGLALLATLLASAWPLYSLYRTRPADLLRTFAHED, encoded by the coding sequence GTGCGAGTCTTTCGCGAAACGCTGCGGGCGCTGCTCAGCCATTGGTGGCAGCACCCGGTGCAATTTTTCAGTGTGCTCACCGGGCTCTGGCTCGCCACGAGTTTGCTGACTGGCGTGGAGGCACTGAACAGTCAGGCGCGGGAAAGCTATGCCCGAGCCAGTCAGTTGATCGGCGGTGAACCAAAGGCCAGCCTCAACTCGCCGAGTGGCGCGACTTTCTCCCAGCAACTGTTTGTCGACCTGCGCCGCGCGGGCTGGCCGGTCTCGCCCGTGCTGCAAGGGCGGGTGACGCTCAAGGGCCATGAAGATCAACGTTTGCAGCTGATGGGCATCGAACCGGTGTCGCTGCCGGCGGGTTCGGCGGTGGCGGGGCAATCGTTGGCGATCGAGCAGATTGTCGAATTTTTCACCCCGCCGGGCCGCACCTGGATTTCACCGCAAACCTTGCAGACGTTGGGTCTGCAGGAAGGTGAACAACCGCTGAGCGTGAGCGGTGTGGCATTGCCGCCGCTGCGTGTTCAGACCGACATGGCTCCCGGCATGTTGCTGGTGGACATAGGCTTTGCGCAGCAGATTCTCGGTCTGCCGGAGCAACTGTCGCGTCTGCTGCTGCCCAAGGATTTCAGCGCGGCACTGCCCGATCAATACAAAGGCCAGTTGCAGCTCAAAACCAGCGGTGAAGAAAACAATCTCTCACGGCTGACCGAAAGCTTTCACTTGAACCTCGATGCCTTGGGCTTTCTGTCCTTCGTCGTGGGCCTGTTCATCGTCCACGCCGCGATCGGACTGGCGTTGGAGCAACGCCGGGGATTGCTCAGAACCCTGCGCGCCTGCGGGGTCAGCGCTCGTATGCTGATTACCTGTCTTGCGGTTGAGCTTGGGGCATTGGCGCTGATCGGCGGGATTGCCGGCGTCGCCAGCGGCTACTTGCTGGCCAGTGTGCTGTTGCCGGATGTGGCCGCCAGCCTGCGCGGGTTATACGGCGCGGAAGTGGCGGGGCAATTGAGCCTCAGTCCGTGGTGGTGGTTCAGCGGTGTGGGCCTGAGTCTGCTCGGCGCGCTGCTCGCTGGTGCCAACAGTCTGTTGCGGGCGGCGCGCCTGCCGTTGCTGGCCCTGGCCGATCCGCAAGCCTGGCATCAAGCGCACGCGCGCTGGTTACGGCGTCAGGGTTGGGTCGCGGCACTGGCCGCGGTCATCGCGCTCATCGCGTTGTTCTGGGGTGACAGCCTGGCCAGTGGTTTTGTGCTGATGGCGGCGCTGTTGATCGGCGCCGCACTGGCCTTGCCGGTGGTGCTCAATCTGGTCTTGAACCTGGCGTTGAGCCGCAGTCATTCGGTGCTCGGCCAATGGTTTCTCGCCGACTGCCGTCAGCAATTGCCGGCGCTGAGTCTGGCGCTGATGGCGCTGCTGTTGGCACTGGCGGCGAACATCGGCGCCGGCAGCATGACCGCCGGTTTCCGCGAGACCTTCAGCGACTGGCTCGAACAACGCCTGACCGCCGAGCTCTACATCAATCCACAAAATCCGGCCCAGTCCCGAGAACTGCACACCTGGCTCAAACAGCAGCCTTCATTGACCGCCGTGCTGCCCAACTGGCAAGTGTCGATCCAGCTACAAGGCTGGCCGGCGGATATCTTCGGCGTGATCGATCACCCGACCTATCGCCAGCATTGGCCATTGCTGGAAGCATTGGGCGACAACCCCTGGGACCGCTTGGCCAAGGACGATGCGCTGATGCTCAGCGAGCAACTGGCCCGGCGATTGAAGGTGCGGCTCGGCGATCACCTGACCATCCCCACGCCGGGCGGCCCGTGGTCGCCACGGATCGTCGGGATCTACGCCGACTACGGCAATCCCAAGGGCCACCTTCTGGTCAACGCCAACCATCTGCTGCGCGGCTGGTCACAGCTCACGCCCAATCGTTTCAACCTGCGCATCGAGCCGGCGTTGATTGCGCCCTTCCTCAAAACACTGCAGGCCCGTTTTAGCCTGGACGACAGCCGCATCGTCGATCAGGCCCGGCTCAAGGGCTGGTCCACGCAAGTCTTCGAACGCACCTTCGCCGCCACCGCCGCGCTCAACAGCCTGACCCTGGCCGTTGCCGGTGTGGCGCTGTTCATCAGCCTGCTGACCCAGAGCCAGAGCCGTCTCGGCCAACTCGCGCCGCTGTGGGCGCTGGGCGTGACGCGTCGACAGTTGATGCTGCTCAACCTCGGACAAACCTGGCTGCTGGCGGTACTGACACTGGTGCTGGCGTTGCCGTTGGGGATCGCGCTGGCGTGGTGCCTGGACACGGTGATCAACGTGCAGGCGTTCGGCTGGCGTTTGCCGTTGCGGGTGTTCCCGCTCCAGCTATTGCAATTGATGGGACTGGCGTTGCTCGCGACCTTGCTGGCATCGGCGTGGCCGCTGTATTCGCTGTACCGCACGCGACCGGCGGACCTGCTGAGGACGTTTGCGCATGAGGATTAA
- a CDS encoding DUF6708 domain-containing protein, translating to MTPTSPQYDKFDIRQKRPIAGESRRFTTGDAVFFSPLPIPTGQIPMDLGGSFVEVNDTYLDLGSSNLTKSFQARLAVSLPTVVVIVCLLVLPTLMGFAAFINPFGRSFWFYFNDFFEFGISLALWCGGGAALIGLYAIISTTRNKARARPIRFNRQRREVCFFPNGSDEAVIQPWEDTVAWISVSTGFTGVGVISSYTFGMALDNPKADTVHFLTQEVMTPVHGLGKWEAIRTYMEKGPEFCPGKAPYEGRHTFDKERQDMHEEYQHNERSALGVGWWYLTHLITWWRFPYWVAEWDHRFSMKSLPDSIAEWSKPLPPKQWAKSSSALNEQSAKIEKAFAQGQDFMTYFKTNLSKNEEKAPVDSSAL from the coding sequence TTGACACCTACTTCTCCACAGTACGACAAGTTCGATATTCGACAGAAGCGCCCCATCGCTGGTGAATCTCGACGTTTTACTACTGGCGATGCGGTGTTTTTCTCGCCACTACCCATCCCTACCGGGCAAATCCCAATGGATCTCGGCGGAAGTTTTGTTGAAGTCAACGACACCTATCTGGACTTGGGTAGCAGCAATCTCACCAAGTCTTTCCAAGCACGATTAGCTGTGTCACTCCCAACAGTCGTAGTTATCGTTTGTCTATTAGTTCTCCCAACATTGATGGGCTTCGCAGCATTCATAAACCCATTCGGCAGAAGCTTCTGGTTTTACTTCAACGATTTTTTTGAGTTCGGAATATCACTAGCGCTCTGGTGTGGAGGGGGAGCAGCGCTGATTGGCCTGTACGCGATTATCAGCACCACAAGGAACAAAGCCCGCGCCAGACCCATCCGATTTAACCGTCAACGCCGAGAGGTCTGTTTCTTCCCAAATGGCTCCGACGAAGCCGTGATCCAGCCTTGGGAAGACACGGTTGCGTGGATCTCAGTCAGCACCGGATTCACTGGAGTAGGCGTAATCAGTAGCTACACCTTTGGCATGGCCCTAGATAATCCCAAGGCCGATACGGTGCACTTTCTCACACAGGAGGTCATGACTCCTGTTCATGGACTAGGCAAATGGGAAGCCATACGTACCTACATGGAAAAAGGACCGGAGTTCTGCCCTGGTAAAGCACCCTACGAGGGTCGCCACACCTTCGATAAAGAACGACAAGACATGCACGAGGAATACCAGCACAACGAACGTTCCGCATTAGGAGTTGGTTGGTGGTACCTGACACACTTGATCACTTGGTGGCGTTTTCCGTACTGGGTAGCAGAATGGGACCATCGTTTCAGCATGAAATCTCTGCCGGACTCCATTGCTGAGTGGTCAAAACCCCTTCCGCCTAAGCAGTGGGCCAAGTCGAGCTCAGCTTTGAACGAGCAAAGTGCGAAGATCGAAAAAGCCTTTGCTCAAGGACAGGATTTCATGACGTACTTTAAGACTAACCTCAGCAAAAACGAGGAAAAGGCGCCGGTAGATAGTTCGGCATTATGA
- a CDS encoding lipocalin-like domain-containing protein: protein MRIKVGLLLLVLLSGCDNTAPDEKGFAGLGGDASVFTPVVPGREFSFPADHGPHDGFRIEWWYVTANLKDDQGREFGVQWTLFRSALKAVPEQPGWSNQTIWLGHAAVTSATAHHAAERYARGGVGQAGVSLAPFTAWIDDWRFSSQGADALADLQLSARDKGFSYQLRLTSTRPLVLQGDKGFSQKSEQGQASYYYSQPFFQASGALEIDGKTYQVSGPAWLDREWSSQPLTANQTGWDWFSLHLDSGEQVMLYRMRQKDGAPYLTGTWIDAQGQTQSLHASDISLTPQDTAKVAGRDMPVRWSIKIPAKHLDISISALNPNAWMDLRIPYWEGPVQFNGGTGYLEMTGY from the coding sequence ATGAGGATTAAGGTCGGCTTGTTGCTATTGGTTTTGTTGAGCGGCTGCGACAACACGGCGCCTGACGAAAAGGGCTTCGCAGGTCTTGGGGGAGATGCCTCCGTATTCACACCGGTGGTGCCGGGCCGGGAATTCAGCTTTCCGGCAGACCACGGTCCTCACGATGGCTTTCGCATCGAATGGTGGTACGTCACCGCCAATCTCAAGGACGATCAGGGCCGTGAGTTTGGCGTTCAATGGACATTGTTTCGCAGCGCGTTGAAAGCTGTTCCGGAGCAGCCGGGCTGGAGTAATCAGACCATCTGGCTGGGGCACGCGGCCGTGACGTCGGCCACCGCCCATCACGCGGCCGAACGCTACGCACGCGGCGGCGTGGGTCAGGCGGGCGTGAGTCTCGCGCCGTTCACTGCCTGGATCGACGATTGGCGTTTCAGCAGCCAGGGCGCCGATGCCTTGGCGGACCTGCAACTCAGCGCGCGGGACAAGGGCTTCAGCTACCAACTGCGGCTGACGTCCACCCGTCCGCTGGTGCTTCAGGGTGACAAGGGTTTCAGTCAGAAATCCGAACAAGGGCAGGCGTCGTATTACTACAGTCAGCCGTTTTTCCAGGCCAGTGGTGCGCTGGAAATTGATGGCAAGACTTATCAGGTCAGCGGTCCGGCCTGGCTTGATCGCGAGTGGAGCAGCCAGCCGCTGACTGCCAATCAAACGGGTTGGGACTGGTTTTCGCTGCACCTGGACAGCGGCGAACAGGTCATGCTTTACCGCATGCGGCAAAAGGACGGCGCGCCTTACCTCACGGGCACCTGGATCGATGCCCAAGGCCAGACTCAGTCATTGCATGCTTCCGACATCAGCCTTACACCGCAGGACACCGCGAAAGTTGCCGGGCGTGATATGCCGGTGCGCTGGTCGATCAAGATTCCCGCCAAACACCTCGACATCTCCATCAGCGCGCTCAACCCAAATGCCTGGATGGATTTGCGCATTCCTTACTGGGAAGGCCCGGTGCAATTCAACGGCGGCACCGGCTACCTCGAAATGACCGGGTATTGA
- a CDS encoding DUF6708 domain-containing protein produces MLENKYDRLPHAGDVEREPGTEIVYLSPKPVPTGVLPFSARQLHRYANEVFLDFAISRGSFEFMARAGIGAVMFLLIFLFFTTGFASWIRRDVEPFWSSWLDFFTSIAVWGFVGALATLYLCVFFFAIRQASNQPPIRFNRQRREVVYVPKKGMTPRYVPWEEVIASVSVSKLITQYAVIPEFKLMIGLRDKNGDVLWVSVPSGNLNQAIAEWEAIRVYMEEGPQALPMKQSDEFEAGSVAYFHMCRQGYRSHHSFLRYIWGFLIIQFFSGWTIPCYIAAWINNRPKAAFPKEILEWSRPLPLEQHAMPSEALLKESAEIRKAFAKGQNLLDYFKVKFAEPSREPESTN; encoded by the coding sequence ATGCTTGAAAACAAATATGATCGGCTGCCTCACGCAGGTGATGTCGAGAGAGAACCGGGGACTGAGATAGTCTATTTATCACCAAAACCGGTACCGACCGGAGTGCTACCTTTCAGTGCGCGCCAACTGCACCGCTATGCCAATGAAGTTTTCTTAGACTTTGCCATCTCCCGAGGAAGTTTTGAGTTTATGGCCCGAGCAGGAATTGGGGCGGTGATGTTCCTGTTAATTTTTCTTTTTTTTACAACGGGGTTTGCGTCTTGGATAAGAAGAGATGTAGAGCCGTTTTGGAGTAGTTGGCTTGATTTCTTTACAAGCATTGCGGTTTGGGGTTTTGTGGGAGCACTTGCAACTCTTTACCTTTGCGTATTTTTCTTTGCAATTCGCCAAGCCAGCAATCAACCTCCCATACGCTTCAATCGCCAGCGTCGGGAAGTTGTTTATGTTCCCAAGAAGGGAATGACCCCTCGTTATGTGCCGTGGGAAGAGGTTATCGCGAGCGTTTCAGTTAGCAAGCTGATCACTCAATATGCTGTAATCCCCGAGTTCAAACTAATGATCGGACTTCGCGACAAAAATGGCGATGTGCTTTGGGTCAGTGTTCCAAGTGGAAATTTGAACCAAGCCATAGCTGAGTGGGAGGCCATACGTGTCTATATGGAGGAAGGGCCTCAAGCGTTACCCATGAAGCAATCAGATGAATTCGAAGCAGGATCAGTCGCGTATTTCCATATGTGTAGACAAGGATACCGTTCTCATCATTCATTCCTACGGTATATCTGGGGATTTTTGATTATTCAGTTTTTCAGTGGCTGGACGATACCTTGTTACATCGCAGCCTGGATCAATAACCGCCCCAAAGCCGCCTTCCCTAAAGAAATCCTGGAATGGTCAAGACCTCTCCCCCTCGAGCAACACGCTATGCCAAGCGAAGCGTTGCTCAAGGAGAGCGCCGAAATCAGGAAGGCCTTCGCCAAAGGTCAGAACCTGTTGGATTACTTCAAGGTGAAGTTTGCAGAGCCATCTCGCGAGCCCGAGTCCACCAATTGA